In the Clavelina lepadiformis chromosome 8, kaClaLepa1.1, whole genome shotgun sequence genome, one interval contains:
- the LOC143468147 gene encoding 4-galactosyl-N-acetylglucosaminide 3-alpha-L-fucosyltransferase FUT6-like, producing the protein MFSFIRLKDSKEKVILFWFVPYGSDRTVPLEYLHETNNVTINDVNNEITVDSKICGKCRLTFDRTLISKSDAVVFYVPDVNKRSYDLPEKSLRQQKQLYIWWLQESTAGVPFRTKAVPDFFFNLTMSVRRSSGVHSPYSTLPWILKMLWNKKHGRDIMHFIAREKNVILTDPERLNKAIHSVPVNSFGAANTDLHQTNAELKTLLDYKKGLVAWIVSNCGNIPSARLRFEYADLLRKYGLKIDQFGGCSGVPFPIASRWDPSFNEVLSKYKFYLVFENAYHCNGYMTEKLWYNALYSGAVPILFGPHKDDVSAALPPKSYIHAEDFKTPADLVKYIYYLDKNVTAYAEYLEWRTWVKFLDQNGELLSNVESDENFEQLSKEQRKTILKYLNPTPSGFCGLCRKLHDRHNSDIYTMKSVNDWWEGTVRRECMDIHLARKQLASKKIIY; encoded by the exons atgttttcttttattaGACTCAAAGATTCGAAGGAAAAAGTTATCCTATTCTGGTTTGTACCGTACGGAAGCGACCGAACTGTACCTTTAGAATATCTGCATGAAACTAACAATGTAACTATAAACGATGTCAACAATGA GATAACCGTCGATTCAAAGATCTGCGGAAAGTGCCGACTCACATTTGACAGAACATTGATAAGTAAAAGTGATGCTGTCGTCTTTTATGTACCCGATGTCAACAAGCGGTCATACGACCTTCCAGAAAAATCCCTCAG ACAACAAAAGCAACTCTACATCTGGTGGCTGCAGGAAAGCACTGCGGGAGTTCCCTTTCGAACTAAAGCTGTTCCAGATTTCTTCTTCAACTTGACAATGAGCGTCCGAAGATCATCCGGAGTGCATTCTCCGTATTCAACTTTACCTTGGATTCTCAAGATGCTGTG GAACAAGAAACATGGCCGCGATATCATGCACTTTATAGCGAGAGAGAAAAACGTGATACTGACTGATCCTGAACGCCTGAATAAAGCCATCCACTCAGTTCCTGTAAACTCTTTTGGTGCTGCCAATACCGATCTCCACCAAACTAACGCCGAGCTTAAGACGTTGCTTGACTataaaaaagg GTTAGTCGCATGGATAGTTAGTAATTGTGGAAACATTCCATCGGCACGTTTGCGTTTTGAATACGCTGATCTCCTCCGaaaatatggtttaaaaatCGATCAGTTTGGTGGATGTTCAGGAGTACCCTTTCCAATAGCAAGCCGATGGGACCCTTCGTTTAATGAAGTTTTAAGCAA atACAAGTTTTATCTTGTTTTCGAAAACGCATATCATTGTAATGGATACATGACAGAGAAGCTTTGGTACAACGCTTTATACAGCGGAGCCGTTCCAATCTTATTTGGTCCGCACAAAGATGACGTCAGTGCTGCCTTGCCACCGAAATCTTATATTCACGCAGAGGATTTTAAAACTCCGGCAGATTTggtgaaatatatttattacCTGGATAAAAACGTCACAGCATACGCCGAGTATTTAGAATGGAGAACTTGGGTCAAATTTCTGGACCAAAATGGCGAACTTTTATCAAATGTTGAATCGGATGAAAATTTCGAACAATTAAGCAAAGAGCAGCGCAAAACaatcttgaaatatttgaatccaaCTCCAAGTGGATTTTGTGGTTTGTGCCGAAAACTGCATGACCGGCACAACAGCGACATCTATACGATGAAGTCGGTAAATGACTGGTGGGAAGGCACAGTCAGAAGAGAATGTATGGACATACACCTTGCTCGAAAGCAACTTGCttcaaaaaaaatcatttactgA
- the LOC143469478 gene encoding glycoprotein 3-alpha-L-fucosyltransferase A-like, whose translation MSVRRSSGVHSPYSTLPWILKMLWNKKHGRDIMHFIAKEKDVTLTDPERLNKAIHSVPVNSFGAANTELHQTNAELKTLLNYKKGLVAWIVGNCGNIPSSYLRFEYADLLRKYGLKIDQFGRCSGVPFPVASRWDPSFNEVLSTYKFYLVFENAYHCNGYMTEKLWYNALYSGAVPILFGPHKDDVSAVLPPKSYIHAEDFKTPADLVKYIYYLDKNVTAYAEYLEWRTWVKFLDQNGELLSNVESDENFEQLNKEQRKTILKYLNPTPSGFCGLCRKLHDRHNSDIYTIKSVNDWWEGTVRRECMDIDLARKQLASKKTFTDLYSP comes from the exons ATGAGCGTCCGAAGATCATCCGGAGTGCATTCTCCGTATTCAACTTTACCTTGGATTCTCAAGATGTTGTG GAACAAGAAACATGGCCGCGATATCATGCACTTTATAGCCAAAGAGAAAGACGTGACACTGACTGATCCTGAACGCCTGAATAAAGCCATCCACTCAGTTCCTGTAAACTCGTTTGGTGCAGCCAATACTGAACTTCACCAAACTAACGCCGAGCTTAAGACGTTGCTTAACTataaaaaagg GTTAGTCGCATGGATAGTTGGAAATTGTGGAAACATTCCATCTTCGTATTTGCGTTTTGAATACGCTGATCTCCTCCGaaaatatggtttaaaaatCGATCAGTTTGGTCGATGTTCAGGGGTACCATTTCCAGTAGCAAGCAGATGGGACCCTTCATTTAATGAAGTTTTAAGCAC atACAAGTTTTATCTTGTTTTCGAAAACGCATATCATTGTAATGGATACATGACAGAGAAGCTTTGGTACAACGCTTTATACAGCGGAGCCGTTCCAATCTTATTTGGTCCGCACAAAGATGACGTCAGTGCTGTCTTGCCACCGAAATCTTATATTCACGCAGAAGATTTCAAAACTCCGGCAGATTTggtgaaatatatttattacCTGGACAAAAACGTCACAGCATACGCCGAGTATTTAGAATGGAGAACTTGGGTCAAATTTCTGGACCAAAATGGCGAACTTTTATCAAATGTGGAATCGGATGAAAATTTCGAACAATTAAACAAAGAGCAGCGCAAAACAATCTTGAAATACTTGAATCCAACTCCAAGTGGATTTTGTGGTTTGTGCCGAAAACTGCATGACCGGCACAACAGCGACATCTATACGATTAAGTCAGTAAATGACTGGTGGGAAGGCACAGTCAGAAGAGAATGTATGGACATAGACCTTGCTCGAAAGCAACTTGcttcaaaaaaaacatttactgaTTTGTACTCACCTTAG